A stretch of Bradyrhizobium sp. CCBAU 53338 DNA encodes these proteins:
- a CDS encoding homoserine O-succinyltransferase, with the protein MSVLIARDQGIASPALVPAEGDPARDHGDAELTIGLINNMPDPALKATERQFMKLLQAAAGPRRIRFHCFSLPTVKRSPEAKWHVESEYSDLSDLGRQTFDGLIVTGAEPIAPELDQEPYWRDLTELIDWAKVNTRSTIWSCLAAHAAVLHLDRVERRRLPTKCHGIFDCEPTTADPLTRDAPAPLKVSHSRLNEVTAGDLTQAGYQVLTRSAQAGVDVFVRQYASRFVFFQGHPEYDALSLQREYLRDIGRYLAREREVYPALPVSYFDAATEEKLARFEKRARHQRHPALTNELPALTLRADIAAGTAAAALFRNWLQYLGAETDAPLLAR; encoded by the coding sequence ATGAGCGTCCTGATCGCCAGGGATCAAGGTATCGCAAGTCCGGCGCTGGTGCCGGCCGAGGGCGATCCCGCGCGCGATCATGGAGACGCTGAGCTCACCATCGGACTGATCAACAACATGCCCGATCCTGCGCTGAAGGCGACCGAACGGCAGTTCATGAAACTGCTCCAGGCCGCTGCAGGGCCCCGCCGCATCCGCTTCCATTGCTTTTCGCTGCCGACGGTGAAGCGCTCGCCGGAAGCGAAATGGCACGTCGAGAGTGAATATTCCGATCTCTCCGATCTCGGGCGCCAGACATTCGACGGGCTTATCGTCACCGGCGCCGAGCCGATCGCGCCCGAACTGGACCAGGAGCCATATTGGCGCGACCTCACCGAGCTGATCGACTGGGCCAAGGTCAACACCCGCTCGACGATCTGGTCGTGCCTCGCCGCCCATGCGGCCGTGCTGCATCTCGATCGCGTCGAACGCCGGCGCCTGCCGACCAAATGTCACGGTATCTTTGACTGTGAACCCACAACCGCCGATCCGCTGACGCGCGATGCCCCGGCACCGCTCAAGGTCTCGCATTCGCGCCTGAACGAAGTCACTGCCGGCGATCTCACGCAGGCCGGCTATCAGGTGCTGACCCGGTCGGCCCAAGCCGGGGTCGACGTCTTCGTCAGGCAATATGCCAGCCGCTTCGTGTTCTTCCAGGGCCATCCTGAATACGACGCGCTGTCGCTCCAGCGCGAATATCTGCGCGACATCGGCCGCTACCTCGCGCGCGAGCGCGAGGTCTATCCGGCCCTTCCCGTGAGTTATTTTGACGCAGCGACGGAAGAGAAGCTCGCTCGCTTCGAGAAGCGGGCGAGGCACCAGCGCCATCCGGCGCTGACCAACGAGCTGCCGGCGCTGACTTTGCGCGCCGATATCGCCGCTGGCACCGCTGCAGCGGCGCTATTTCGCAACTGGCTGCAATATCTCGGCGCGGAGACGGATGCTCCGCTGCTCGCGCGTTGA
- a CDS encoding TadE/TadG family type IV pilus assembly protein, which yields MATGNAHRLLSKFASDRRGNIAVIFALALVPLLSFVGAAVDYSLAARARAKLASALDTAVLVATAKSEITRSTSAAQSDALNTFTGQMSALGMSSTAVTINVVDSVTTRTATGTASATVTTYFMGILGYKTMDVSASSTAAASLPAYVDFYVLLDNSPSQGLGATTADMTALQSATSDSCAFACHDTYTSSSKKTKQTNSYYSIAKNLGIKMRIDLVRDATQSLTDTATASQLVSNQYRMAVYTMGSDCGAMGLTTISALTSSLSSVKTAVAGVDLMTIPYTNYNNDMCTDFDGTMSSMNTTIPTPGDGSSSSPQKWLFFVTDGVADYYYPSTCTQTVITSSGRCQEPLTTTICDTIKARGVKIAVLYTTYLAITNNSWYNTYIAPFRSSIATKMQACATSGYYYEVSSDSSISAALNALFQKAIAASHLTN from the coding sequence ATTGCCACCGGGAATGCTCATCGCCTGTTGTCGAAATTTGCTTCCGACCGCCGTGGCAATATCGCCGTCATCTTCGCGCTCGCGCTGGTGCCGCTGCTGTCCTTCGTCGGCGCCGCCGTCGACTATTCCCTGGCCGCCCGGGCGAGAGCGAAGCTGGCCTCTGCGCTCGACACCGCCGTACTGGTCGCCACCGCCAAGAGCGAAATCACCAGGAGCACTTCGGCGGCGCAGAGCGATGCGCTGAACACGTTCACCGGACAGATGTCCGCGCTCGGCATGAGCTCGACCGCCGTGACCATCAACGTGGTCGACAGCGTCACCACCCGAACCGCCACGGGAACGGCGTCGGCGACGGTGACGACCTATTTCATGGGGATTCTCGGCTACAAGACCATGGACGTCTCGGCATCCTCGACCGCAGCGGCCTCATTGCCGGCCTATGTCGATTTCTATGTGCTGCTGGACAATTCGCCGTCGCAGGGACTGGGCGCGACCACGGCGGACATGACGGCCCTGCAGAGCGCGACCTCCGATAGCTGCGCCTTCGCCTGCCACGACACCTATACGTCGAGTTCGAAGAAGACCAAGCAGACTAACAGCTACTACTCGATCGCGAAGAACCTCGGGATCAAGATGCGGATCGACCTGGTGCGCGACGCGACGCAGTCGCTGACTGACACCGCCACCGCCAGCCAGCTCGTCAGCAATCAATACCGGATGGCAGTCTACACCATGGGCAGCGACTGCGGCGCGATGGGCCTGACCACGATCTCTGCGCTCACCTCGAGCCTGTCCTCGGTGAAGACCGCAGTTGCCGGCGTCGACCTGATGACGATCCCCTACACCAACTACAACAACGATATGTGTACCGACTTCGACGGCACCATGTCGTCGATGAACACCACGATCCCGACGCCAGGCGACGGCTCGTCCTCCTCGCCGCAGAAATGGCTGTTCTTCGTCACGGATGGTGTCGCCGACTATTACTATCCCTCGACCTGCACCCAGACCGTGATCACTTCGTCCGGTCGGTGCCAGGAGCCGTTGACGACGACGATCTGCGACACCATCAAGGCGCGCGGCGTCAAGATCGCGGTGCTCTACACTACCTATCTCGCGATCACTAACAACTCCTGGTACAACACTTACATCGCACCGTTCCGCAGCTCGATCGCGACCAAGATGCAGGCTTGCGCGACGTCGGGTTATTATTACGAGGTCTCGAGCGATTCCAGCATCAGCGCGGCGCTGAACGCGCTGTTCCAGAAGGCGATCGCGGCCTCGCATCTGACGAACTGA
- a CDS encoding amidase family protein yields MAKKTATKKRSASKKAAKTASKMTAVRKAAAAKPVKKTVKKAAPRRPRGPAWQWSAVDTAAAIRSGAISAVETVEAHLERMHAVNPRLNAVVVDLGEDALKAAHAADKQRARGGGLGLLHGVPITIKENVDYEGRPNYNGVPANKGLIAPSDSPVVRNLKKSGAIVIGLTNTPEFSFRGFTDNPLHGLTLNPWDPDITCGGSSGGAGSAVAAGIGTIAHGNDIGGSLRWPAHCNGVATIKPTQGRIPAFNASATAERPMLAHLMSAQGPLARHVGDVRLALEVMSQRDPRDPWWVPAPLTGPKPKGPIKVALAKIPDDMKVDPAVSAALRQAADHLERSGYRVSEVDVPDINGVWQTWCDIITNETVVMQEAGMLKVTSEDFHKAWGGMKAKANILDLKAWMQATAARNGHIRAWQLFFEEYPVVLAPTTVKPTPGPREDTVSAERVQEIFWGEIRFISAINVLGLPGAVVPVTVHDGKPIGVQLITGRYREDLALDAAAAIEKRAGVLAHRLWETMA; encoded by the coding sequence GTGGCGAAGAAGACGGCGACCAAGAAGAGAAGCGCTTCGAAGAAAGCAGCGAAAACCGCGAGCAAGATGACCGCCGTTCGCAAGGCGGCTGCGGCGAAGCCGGTCAAGAAAACAGTCAAGAAGGCCGCGCCACGTCGTCCCAGGGGGCCGGCCTGGCAATGGTCGGCGGTCGACACCGCGGCGGCGATCCGCTCCGGCGCAATCTCGGCGGTCGAGACCGTCGAGGCGCATCTGGAGCGGATGCATGCGGTCAATCCCAGGCTGAATGCGGTCGTCGTCGATCTCGGCGAGGACGCGCTGAAGGCCGCGCACGCGGCTGACAAGCAGCGCGCCAGGGGCGGCGGACTCGGCCTCCTGCACGGCGTGCCCATCACCATCAAGGAGAATGTCGATTACGAGGGCCGGCCCAATTACAACGGCGTACCCGCCAACAAGGGTCTCATCGCGCCGTCGGATTCGCCTGTCGTCCGCAACCTGAAGAAATCAGGAGCGATCGTCATCGGGCTCACCAACACGCCTGAATTCTCGTTCCGCGGCTTCACCGACAACCCGCTGCATGGGCTGACGCTCAATCCCTGGGACCCTGACATCACCTGCGGCGGCTCCTCGGGCGGCGCGGGATCGGCGGTCGCCGCCGGCATCGGCACCATCGCGCATGGCAACGACATCGGTGGCTCGCTGCGCTGGCCTGCGCATTGCAACGGCGTCGCGACGATCAAGCCGACGCAGGGCCGCATTCCAGCCTTCAACGCCAGCGCGACGGCAGAACGGCCGATGCTGGCGCATTTGATGTCGGCGCAGGGGCCGCTCGCCCGCCACGTCGGCGACGTCCGCCTGGCTCTTGAGGTCATGAGCCAGCGCGACCCGCGCGACCCCTGGTGGGTGCCGGCGCCGCTGACGGGGCCGAAGCCGAAGGGCCCGATCAAGGTCGCGCTGGCCAAGATCCCCGACGACATGAAGGTCGACCCGGCGGTCAGCGCGGCGCTCCGCCAGGCAGCGGATCATCTGGAGCGGTCCGGCTATCGCGTCAGTGAGGTCGACGTGCCCGACATCAACGGTGTTTGGCAGACCTGGTGCGACATCATCACCAACGAGACGGTGGTGATGCAGGAGGCCGGCATGCTGAAGGTCACGTCGGAAGATTTCCACAAGGCGTGGGGCGGAATGAAAGCCAAGGCCAATATCCTCGATCTCAAGGCCTGGATGCAGGCGACCGCCGCGCGCAACGGCCATATCCGCGCCTGGCAGCTGTTCTTCGAGGAGTACCCGGTGGTGCTGGCGCCGACCACGGTGAAGCCGACGCCGGGTCCGCGCGAGGACACCGTCAGCGCCGAGCGCGTCCAGGAAATATTCTGGGGCGAGATCCGCTTCATCTCGGCGATCAACGTGCTTGGCCTGCCCGGCGCCGTGGTGCCTGTGACCGTGCACGATGGCAAGCCGATCGGCGTGCAGCTGATCACCGGACGCTATCGCGAGGATCTCGCGCTGGATGCGGCCGCCGCGATCGAGAAGCGCGCCGGCGTGCTGGCCCATCGGCTATGGGAAACCATGGCCTGA
- a CDS encoding LysR family transcriptional regulator, with amino-acid sequence MARFDTNRSAEMEVFVRVVDLGGFTQAARRLRLTPSGVSKLISRLEARLGSRLINRTTRKLTLTEEGQAFYQRSLRILGEMEEAEREAASGATPRGRLTVNSNIPFGMLHLMPLVPRFLERHPEITLDLVLTDTLIDLMQERADVAIRVGPLKTSRLIARKLGTSRMVVVASPDYLARASTPKTPADLAEHRGIGWTFSRIRGGWPFKRGDRTEEAVPPPAARVSDGEAARRLCLGGAGLARLALFHIGPDIEAGRLVPVLQSYNPGDREDIHAVYVGHAAPLPARVRAFIDFLAEHVRVNDPALKRAGEGKWKLMV; translated from the coding sequence ATGGCCCGTTTCGACACCAACCGCTCCGCCGAGATGGAAGTTTTCGTCCGCGTCGTCGATCTCGGCGGCTTCACGCAGGCCGCCCGAAGGCTGCGCCTGACGCCGTCGGGCGTCAGCAAGCTGATCTCGCGGCTGGAGGCGCGGCTCGGCTCGCGGCTGATCAACCGCACCACGCGCAAGCTGACGCTGACCGAGGAGGGCCAGGCCTTCTACCAGCGCTCGTTGCGCATCCTCGGCGAGATGGAGGAGGCCGAGCGCGAGGCGGCATCGGGCGCCACGCCGCGCGGCCGTCTCACGGTCAACAGCAACATCCCCTTCGGCATGCTGCATCTGATGCCGCTGGTCCCGCGCTTTCTCGAACGACATCCCGAAATCACGCTCGATCTCGTGCTGACGGACACGCTGATCGACCTGATGCAGGAGCGCGCCGACGTCGCCATTCGCGTCGGTCCGCTGAAGACTTCACGCCTGATTGCGCGCAAGCTCGGCACCAGCCGCATGGTCGTCGTCGCCTCGCCGGATTATCTGGCGCGCGCGAGCACGCCGAAGACTCCGGCGGATCTTGCGGAGCATCGCGGCATCGGCTGGACCTTTTCGCGCATCCGCGGCGGCTGGCCGTTCAAACGCGGCGACCGTACCGAGGAGGCGGTGCCGCCGCCTGCCGCCCGCGTCAGCGACGGCGAAGCCGCGCGCCGCCTCTGCCTCGGAGGCGCCGGCCTCGCTCGCCTCGCCCTCTTCCACATCGGCCCCGACATCGAAGCCGGCCGCCTCGTGCCGGTGCTGCAAAGCTATAATCCCGGCGACCGCGAAGACATCCACGCCGTCTATGTCGGCCATGCAGCGCCCCTGCCGGCCCGCGTGCGCGCCTTCATCGACTTTTTGGCGGAGCATGTCCGGGTGAACGATCCAGCGCTGAAGCGCGCGGGGGAGGGGAAGTGGAAATTGATGGTATGA
- a CDS encoding MFS transporter — protein MPPAVLALTAGAFGIGTTEFIIMGLLLQVAADMHVSVPVAGLLVSGYALGVFVGAPVLTLATRRLPRKTVLLALMAIFTLGNAACALAPNYELLMAARVLTSLAHGTFFGVGSVVATSLVAEDKRASAIATMFIGLTVATLLGVPFGAWFGLMLGWRAAFWAVTAIGVIAFAVVAVLVPGHVGKNDKPITLAEEVAVLGRPQVLLGLAMTVFGFAGLFVVFTYIQPILTRFTGFSEAAVSPILLVFGVGLAIGNVAGGKLADRGLGRALTGTLAALAVVLAGLAAVLSVKIPTIALILLLGVAAFATVAPLQLRVLEAAGPSGRTLASSLNIAAFNLGNALGAWAGGVTIDRGLGLSALPLVAAGITAVGLALALWSLQLDRGQAVVAACPAE, from the coding sequence ATGCCTCCCGCCGTTCTCGCGCTCACCGCCGGTGCCTTCGGCATCGGCACTACCGAATTCATCATCATGGGCCTGCTGCTCCAGGTCGCCGCCGACATGCACGTCTCCGTGCCGGTCGCGGGCCTGCTCGTCTCCGGCTACGCGCTCGGCGTTTTCGTCGGCGCGCCGGTGCTGACGCTCGCGACCCGCCGGCTGCCGCGAAAGACCGTGCTGCTGGCGCTGATGGCGATTTTTACCCTCGGCAACGCGGCGTGCGCGCTGGCGCCGAACTACGAGCTCTTGATGGCGGCGCGCGTGCTGACCTCGCTGGCCCATGGCACCTTCTTCGGTGTCGGCTCGGTGGTCGCCACAAGCCTGGTCGCCGAGGACAAACGCGCCTCCGCCATCGCGACCATGTTCATCGGCCTCACGGTCGCAACCCTGCTCGGCGTGCCGTTCGGTGCCTGGTTCGGCCTGATGCTCGGCTGGCGTGCGGCGTTCTGGGCGGTGACGGCGATCGGGGTGATCGCCTTTGCGGTGGTGGCGGTGCTGGTGCCCGGCCATGTCGGCAAAAACGACAAGCCGATCACGCTGGCGGAGGAGGTCGCGGTGCTTGGCCGACCGCAGGTGCTGCTTGGCCTTGCCATGACCGTATTCGGCTTTGCCGGTCTGTTCGTCGTCTTCACCTATATCCAGCCGATCCTGACGCGCTTCACAGGCTTCTCGGAAGCGGCGGTATCGCCGATCCTTCTGGTGTTCGGCGTTGGACTTGCGATCGGCAATGTCGCCGGCGGCAAGCTCGCCGATCGTGGCCTTGGCCGCGCGCTGACCGGCACGCTGGCTGCACTTGCCGTCGTGCTGGCTGGTCTTGCGGCTGTGCTGTCCGTGAAAATCCCGACGATCGCTCTGATCCTGCTGCTCGGCGTTGCGGCGTTCGCGACTGTCGCGCCGCTCCAGCTGCGCGTGCTGGAAGCTGCCGGCCCGAGCGGCCGTACGCTGGCTTCGAGTCTCAACATTGCTGCCTTCAATCTCGGCAACGCACTTGGTGCCTGGGCCGGTGGCGTCACCATCGATCGCGGGCTCGGCCTCTCCGCGCTGCCGCTGGTTGCGGCCGGCATCACGGCGGTCGGGCTGGCGCTGGCGCTGTGGAGCCTTCAGCTCGACCGCGGCCAGGCAGTCGTCGCGGCGTGCCCGGCAGAATAG
- a CDS encoding O-acetylhomoserine aminocarboxypropyltransferase/cysteine synthase family protein produces the protein MRNETIAIHAGYEPEATTHAVAVPIYQTAAYAFDSADHGAALFNLEAEGFRYSRIANPTSAVLEKRIAQLEGGVGALAVATGQAALHFAFVNVADHGGNIVSVPQLYGTTHTLLSHILPRQGITGRFAESDAPDAIARLIDENTRAVFAETIGNPAGNVCDIEALAKIAHAHGVPLIVDNTVATPILLKPFDYGADIAVHSLTKFLGGHGTTLGGAIVDSGNFPWAEHADRFPAYNKPDASYHGLVYAERFGKTAYIERARSVYQRTMGSVLSPFNAFLLLQGIETVALRMERHCENARKVAEFLRNDPRVAWVNYTGFPDSPYYPLVRKYLDGNASSLFTFGIKGGMEAGKAFYDALKLITRLVNIGDAKSLACHPASTTHRQMSAEQQRTAGVLPETIRLSIGIEHAADIIEDIDQALEKACPAARLQAAE, from the coding sequence ATGCGCAACGAGACGATCGCTATTCACGCCGGCTACGAGCCCGAAGCCACCACGCACGCGGTTGCCGTGCCGATCTACCAGACCGCGGCCTACGCGTTCGACAGCGCCGACCACGGCGCGGCGCTCTTCAATCTCGAGGCCGAAGGTTTCCGCTACAGCCGCATTGCCAATCCCACCAGCGCCGTGCTGGAGAAGCGCATCGCCCAGCTCGAAGGCGGCGTCGGCGCGCTCGCGGTCGCGACCGGTCAGGCCGCACTGCATTTCGCCTTCGTCAACGTCGCCGATCACGGCGGCAACATCGTTTCCGTGCCGCAGCTCTACGGCACCACGCACACGCTGCTCTCCCACATCCTGCCGCGGCAGGGCATCACCGGCCGCTTTGCCGAGAGCGATGCACCTGACGCCATCGCAAGGCTGATCGACGAGAATACCCGCGCCGTATTCGCCGAGACCATCGGCAATCCTGCCGGCAATGTCTGCGACATCGAGGCGCTGGCCAAGATCGCGCACGCCCATGGCGTGCCGCTGATCGTCGACAACACGGTCGCAACGCCCATTCTGCTCAAGCCGTTCGATTACGGCGCCGACATCGCCGTGCACTCGCTGACCAAGTTTCTGGGCGGCCACGGCACCACGCTCGGCGGCGCCATCGTCGATTCCGGAAACTTCCCCTGGGCGGAGCATGCCGACCGCTTCCCGGCCTACAACAAGCCGGACGCCTCCTATCACGGCCTCGTCTATGCCGAGCGCTTCGGCAAGACCGCCTATATCGAGCGCGCCCGCAGCGTCTATCAGCGCACCATGGGTTCGGTGCTGTCGCCGTTCAACGCCTTCCTGCTGCTCCAAGGCATCGAGACCGTGGCGCTGCGCATGGAGCGCCATTGTGAGAACGCCCGCAAGGTCGCCGAATTCCTGCGCAACGACCCGCGTGTCGCCTGGGTGAATTACACCGGCTTCCCGGATAGCCCCTATTATCCGCTGGTCCGGAAATATCTCGATGGCAATGCCTCATCGCTGTTCACCTTCGGCATCAAGGGCGGCATGGAGGCCGGCAAGGCCTTCTACGATGCGTTGAAGCTGATCACGCGTCTCGTCAATATCGGCGACGCCAAGTCGCTGGCCTGCCATCCCGCATCGACCACGCATCGGCAGATGTCGGCGGAGCAGCAGCGCACCGCCGGCGTGCTGCCGGAGACCATCCGCCTCTCGATCGGCATCGAGCATGCTGCCGATATCATCGAGGACATCGACCAGGCTCTGGAAAAGGCCTGTCCGGCCGCGCGTCTTCAGGCCGCGGAGTAG
- a CDS encoding aldo/keto reductase: MEYRNLGASGLKVPVLAFGTGTFGGEGPLFSAWGRSGTDEARRLVDICLEAGVNLFDSADVYSSGASEEILGAAIKGRRDKVLISTKMSLPMGDGPLDAGSSRHRLLASVDAALRRLGTDCIDLLQLHAFDAFTPIEEVLSTLDTLVLSGKLRYVGVSNFAGWQLMKSLAIADRRGWQRYVAHQVYYSLLGRDYEWELMPLARDQGVGALVWSPLGWGRLTGKIRRDQPLPQNSRLHATAQFGPPVDEQRLHAVVDVLDAIAAEAGRTVPQVAIAWLLSRPTVSSVIIGARDEAQLRDNLGAVGWSLSADQLRRLDEVSTVMPPYPYYPYRIQDGFARLNPPLV, encoded by the coding sequence ATGGAATATCGCAATCTCGGCGCTTCCGGACTCAAGGTGCCCGTTCTCGCCTTCGGCACCGGCACGTTCGGCGGGGAGGGCCCGCTGTTCTCGGCCTGGGGCCGCAGCGGCACTGACGAGGCGCGTCGACTGGTCGACATTTGCCTGGAGGCCGGCGTCAATCTGTTCGACAGCGCCGACGTCTATTCGAGCGGTGCCTCCGAGGAGATTCTCGGCGCCGCCATCAAGGGCCGGCGCGACAAGGTGCTGATCTCGACCAAGATGAGCCTGCCGATGGGCGATGGTCCGCTGGATGCCGGCTCGTCGCGGCATCGGCTGCTGGCTTCGGTCGATGCCGCGCTGCGGCGGCTCGGCACCGATTGTATCGACCTGCTCCAGCTCCATGCCTTCGACGCCTTCACGCCAATCGAGGAGGTGCTGTCCACGCTCGATACGCTCGTGCTCTCAGGCAAGCTGCGCTACGTCGGCGTCTCCAATTTCGCCGGATGGCAATTGATGAAGTCGCTGGCTATCGCCGACCGCCGCGGTTGGCAACGCTACGTCGCGCATCAGGTCTATTACTCGCTGCTCGGCCGCGACTACGAGTGGGAGCTGATGCCGCTCGCGCGCGATCAGGGCGTCGGTGCGCTGGTCTGGAGCCCGCTCGGCTGGGGCCGTCTCACCGGCAAGATCCGGCGCGATCAGCCATTGCCGCAAAACAGCCGCCTGCACGCGACTGCGCAGTTCGGACCACCCGTGGATGAGCAGCGGCTCCATGCCGTTGTCGATGTGCTCGACGCGATCGCCGCCGAGGCCGGCCGCACCGTGCCGCAGGTCGCGATCGCCTGGCTGCTGTCGCGCCCGACGGTCTCCTCGGTGATCATCGGCGCCCGCGACGAGGCGCAGCTGCGCGACAATCTCGGTGCCGTCGGCTGGTCGTTGAGCGCGGATCAGCTGAGACGCCTCGACGAGGTCAGCACAGTGATGCCGCCTTATCCTTATTATCCGTATCGCATCCAGGACGGGTTTGCGCGGCTGAACCCGCCGCTTGTGTGA
- a CDS encoding glutathione S-transferase family protein encodes MPDNLPVILHHFDESPFSEKIRLVFGLKNMAWTSVRISRIMPRPDLMPMTGGYRRTPVMQIGADIYCDTQRIARELERRFPAPTLFPDRSEGLAWASAMWTDKSFFQNTVNLVFGSLADKVPQSFIEDREKLRGARFDIAAMTAAIPQMRDQYRAHVGWIEAELAGGHQWLCGSAAGLIDINAYMNVWYVRSNLPVADQLLAEFPRVRAWEERVRAIGHGMRTEMSAAEALQVGRAATPQTQETDDPHDPNGRKVGDLVDVRPDDYGKIAVRGRIVALSAQSIAIRRHDDLAGEIVVHFPRAGFLVTPAA; translated from the coding sequence ATGCCGGACAATCTTCCGGTCATCCTGCATCATTTCGACGAGTCGCCATTCTCCGAGAAGATCCGTCTCGTCTTCGGGCTGAAGAACATGGCGTGGACCTCGGTGCGCATCTCCAGGATCATGCCACGCCCCGACCTGATGCCGATGACCGGAGGGTATCGGCGCACACCGGTGATGCAGATCGGCGCGGACATCTATTGCGACACCCAGCGCATCGCCCGTGAGCTCGAACGTCGCTTTCCTGCGCCGACCCTGTTTCCTGATCGAAGCGAGGGGCTCGCCTGGGCGAGCGCGATGTGGACCGACAAATCCTTCTTCCAGAACACGGTGAACCTGGTGTTCGGTTCACTCGCCGACAAGGTGCCGCAGAGCTTCATCGAGGATCGCGAGAAGCTGCGTGGCGCCAGGTTCGACATCGCGGCGATGACGGCGGCGATCCCGCAAATGCGCGACCAGTATCGCGCGCATGTCGGCTGGATCGAGGCCGAGCTGGCCGGAGGTCACCAATGGCTGTGCGGGAGCGCGGCGGGCCTGATAGACATCAACGCTTACATGAATGTCTGGTACGTCCGCTCCAACCTGCCGGTCGCCGATCAACTGCTTGCCGAGTTTCCCAGGGTGCGCGCCTGGGAGGAGCGCGTCCGCGCGATCGGCCATGGCATGCGGACCGAGATGTCGGCCGCGGAGGCGCTCCAGGTCGGCCGGGCAGCAACGCCGCAGACGCAGGAGACGGACGACCCCCACGATCCCAACGGCCGCAAGGTCGGCGACCTCGTCGACGTCAGGCCCGACGATTACGGCAAGATCGCCGTGCGCGGACGAATCGTGGCGCTGTCGGCCCAGAGCATCGCCATCCGCCGCCACGACGACCTCGCGGGCGAGATCGTCGTCCACTTTCCGCGCGCGGGCTTCCTGGTGACGCCAGCGGCGTAG
- a CDS encoding trehalose-6-phosphate synthase, with protein sequence MNLVVVSNRVARGKPNEPMTGGLAAALLPVVEYSGAIWVGSSGRVRDGHQKEPFAEIEALGSGAIATLDLPSAHYGGYYEGFANSALWPALHSRSDLIRVSRDDYVSYREVNAFMARALMRFRKPQTAFWVQDYHFLALGAELRDLGVDDPIGFFLHTPWPVAAVMQGVPNHRELITAMLAYDLLGFQTEEDRQNFIAYASGELGLIIDDGVVLSQHGRTRCEVFPIGIDAEKFAAYAAKSASHPDVSRLRRSLNGERLAIGVDRLDYSKGLVNRISAFDRLWTDQPQLARSISLLQIANPSRGGIEAYGNLQNEVARLVTDVNGRHGEVDWTPIRYLNKGFSQAVLAGLYRTAQVGVVTPLHDGMNLVAKEYVAAQNPGDPGVLVLSKFAGAANELDTALLVNPHDIDGMARAIAVAAAMPLTERKMRWEAMMKTLRGHTIQQWSSDFVAELEKCRTEKVAAAPLAAQPPQALRWLKSAISGVRLI encoded by the coding sequence GTGAACTTAGTCGTCGTTTCAAATCGAGTTGCGCGCGGCAAACCTAACGAACCCATGACGGGCGGCCTGGCAGCGGCATTGCTTCCCGTTGTTGAGTATTCGGGTGCCATCTGGGTGGGGTCCTCCGGCCGTGTGCGTGATGGCCATCAGAAGGAACCGTTCGCGGAAATAGAGGCGCTTGGCTCGGGCGCCATTGCGACGCTGGATCTGCCGTCGGCGCATTATGGCGGCTACTATGAAGGATTTGCCAATTCTGCGCTCTGGCCAGCGCTGCATTCGCGCAGCGATCTGATTCGCGTCTCGCGCGACGACTATGTCAGCTATCGCGAGGTCAACGCCTTCATGGCGCGCGCCTTGATGCGTTTCCGCAAACCACAGACGGCCTTCTGGGTGCAGGATTACCATTTCCTGGCGCTCGGTGCGGAGCTGCGCGACCTCGGCGTTGATGATCCCATCGGCTTCTTCCTGCATACGCCTTGGCCGGTGGCAGCCGTGATGCAGGGCGTGCCCAATCATCGTGAGCTGATCACGGCGATGCTGGCTTACGATCTGCTCGGTTTCCAGACCGAGGAGGATCGCCAGAATTTTATCGCCTATGCCAGCGGGGAGCTTGGCCTCATCATCGACGACGGCGTCGTGCTCTCGCAGCACGGTCGTACGCGCTGCGAGGTGTTTCCGATCGGCATCGACGCGGAGAAGTTTGCAGCCTATGCCGCGAAGTCGGCGTCGCATCCCGACGTATCGCGACTGCGCCGCAGCCTCAACGGCGAGCGGCTCGCGATCGGCGTCGACCGGCTCGATTATTCCAAGGGTCTCGTCAATCGCATCAGTGCGTTCGATCGGCTTTGGACCGACCAACCGCAGCTTGCGCGCAGCATCTCGCTGCTCCAGATCGCCAATCCCTCGCGCGGTGGCATCGAGGCTTATGGCAACCTCCAGAACGAGGTCGCGCGTCTCGTCACCGACGTCAACGGCCGCCATGGCGAGGTCGACTGGACGCCGATCCGCTATCTCAACAAGGGATTCAGCCAGGCCGTGCTCGCGGGCCTCTATCGCACCGCGCAGGTCGGCGTGGTGACGCCGCTGCATGACGGCATGAATCTGGTCGCCAAGGAATATGTCGCCGCGCAAAACCCTGGTGATCCCGGCGTGCTCGTGCTCTCGAAATTCGCCGGTGCCGCCAACGAACTCGATACCGCGCTGCTGGTCAATCCGCACGACATCGACGGCATGGCACGAGCGATCGCTGTCGCTGCCGCGATGCCGCTCACCGAGCGCAAGATGCGGTGGGAGGCGATGATGAAGACATTGCGCGGCCACACCATCCAGCAATGGTCGTCGGATTTCGTCGCCGAGCTGGAGAAATGCCGCACCGAGAAAGTCGCAGCGGCGCCGCTCGCTGCCCAGCCGCCGCAGGCGCTGCGCTGGCTGAAATCCGCGATCTCAGGTGTGCGGTTGATCTAG